The Vitis riparia cultivar Riparia Gloire de Montpellier isolate 1030 chromosome 3, EGFV_Vit.rip_1.0, whole genome shotgun sequence genome includes a region encoding these proteins:
- the LOC117910987 gene encoding protein-L-isoaspartate O-methyltransferase-like encodes MERFFSGSGINKNKAMVEHLQRYGVIDSKKVARVTETVDRALLVPDGNPPYVDSPTQIGYNAIISAPHMHATCLELLQEDLQPGMHALDVGSGTGYLTACFALMVGPRGCAVGVEHIPELVASSIKNIEKSAAAPLLKVGSLKLHVGHWLPPLTVPSLSAPAAMP; translated from the coding sequence ATGGAGCGATTCTTTTCTGGAAGTGGGATCAATAAGAATAAAGCAATGGTGGAGCACTTGCAGCGCTATGGAGTGATTGATTCGAAAAAGGTAGCTCGAGTAACGGAGACTGTTGACAGAGCATTGCTTGTGCCTGATGGGAACCCGCCTTATGTCGACAGCCCCACACAGATAGGTTACAATGCCATTATTTCGGCACCTCATATGCATGCCACATGCCTTGAGCTGTTGCAGGAAGATCTGCAGCCTGGAATGCATGCTCTAGATGTTGGTTCTGGAACGGGGTATTTGACAGCCTGCTTTGCACTGATGGTTGGACCACGGGGTTGTGCAGTTGGAGTAGAACACATACCTGAGCTGGTTGCTTCTTCAATCAAGAATATCGAAAAGAGTGCAGCTGCTCCATTATTAAAAGTAGGTTCACTCAAACTGCATGTGGGTCATTGGCTGCCGCCTTTGACGGTTCCTTCATTGTCCGCGCCCGCGGCGATGCCGTGA